From a single Stackebrandtia endophytica genomic region:
- a CDS encoding carboxymuconolactone decarboxylase family protein, with protein sequence MKERFTTPLSRRAMSPRLHAIRDHMRHDIGLALFPALAHHLDIYAAIWALLRESMIAGPGTRVDKEIVAAAVSMANRCSYCIAAHTTFLHAVSRHDVADAIWNDEPPRDRHHADLIRWAKDSARHATPPPFTLDDAPGIIGTAVTFHFVNRMVSSLMDENLLPGGLQRSRTVRRVAGGALGSTAKRHHQPGTAISHLGPARSPLAPAWSGTGPISEAYRALSAATRADDLLSPQAHQLIRGTVADLAGTRPSQGDWAEPILADLAPQERTAARIALLTATTGHHLTDDHIRQWRNGHTDADLVRLAATGAMVTVEPIAAALSTR encoded by the coding sequence ATGAAGGAACGATTCACCACCCCACTGTCCCGACGAGCCATGTCGCCTCGACTCCACGCCATCCGCGACCACATGAGACACGACATCGGACTCGCCCTGTTCCCCGCACTGGCACACCACCTCGACATCTATGCCGCAATCTGGGCGCTACTGCGGGAATCCATGATCGCCGGACCCGGCACCAGAGTCGACAAGGAGATCGTCGCCGCCGCGGTATCGATGGCGAACCGTTGCTCCTACTGCATCGCCGCGCACACCACATTCCTCCACGCCGTCAGCCGACACGACGTCGCCGACGCCATCTGGAACGACGAACCGCCACGCGACCGCCACCACGCCGACCTGATCCGCTGGGCCAAGGACAGCGCACGACACGCCACACCACCACCGTTCACCCTCGACGACGCCCCCGGCATCATCGGCACCGCCGTCACCTTCCACTTCGTCAACCGCATGGTCTCATCCCTCATGGACGAAAACCTGCTTCCCGGTGGCCTGCAACGATCCCGCACCGTCCGACGCGTTGCCGGCGGCGCCCTCGGGTCGACGGCCAAGCGGCACCACCAACCCGGCACCGCCATCAGCCACCTCGGGCCCGCCAGAAGCCCCCTGGCACCGGCGTGGAGCGGCACCGGCCCAATCTCCGAGGCCTACCGGGCCCTCTCCGCAGCCACCCGCGCCGACGACCTGCTCTCACCACAGGCACACCAACTCATCCGAGGCACCGTCGCCGACCTGGCCGGAACGCGGCCATCACAAGGAGACTGGGCCGAACCGATCCTCGCCGACCTGGCACCCCAGGAACGAACCGCCGCCCGAATCGCGCTGCTGACCGCCACCACCGGACATCACCTCACCGACGACCACATTCGACAATGGCGGAACGGTCACACCGACGCCGACCTGGTGCGACTGGCCGCCACCGGCGCCATGGTCACCGTCGAACCGATCGCGGCGGCGCTGAGCACCCGGTGA
- a CDS encoding LysR family transcriptional regulator ArgP, protein MQFQWDQLRALAAAVSEGSFEGAAVALHITASAVSQRIKALESQAGRVLVRRTKPVRPTEAGVPVLRLARQLDLLTGDAVRAMSGVAAPMVRIPVVVNADSLDTWVLPALVDIPGVVLELHREDQDHSTVLLRDGSVMAAITATAQPVQGCSVARLGAMRYRVMASSSFRDRWFAGGVTAAALSEAPVVVFDRKDQLQDRYLVSRGVSPMVPPRHFVPASAGFAQAVRLGLGWGMLPDLQIGDGVGLVELDEGGAEEVPLYWQQWRMESVALTALAEAVTRAAAVGLR, encoded by the coding sequence ATGCAATTTCAGTGGGACCAGTTGAGGGCTCTGGCGGCGGCGGTGTCGGAGGGGTCGTTCGAGGGTGCGGCGGTCGCGTTGCACATCACCGCTTCGGCGGTCAGTCAACGGATCAAGGCGTTGGAATCGCAGGCGGGTCGGGTGCTGGTGCGTCGGACCAAGCCGGTGCGGCCGACTGAGGCGGGGGTTCCGGTGTTGCGGTTGGCTCGGCAGCTGGATCTGTTGACCGGTGACGCGGTGCGGGCGATGTCCGGGGTGGCGGCGCCGATGGTGAGGATTCCGGTGGTCGTCAACGCCGATTCGTTGGATACCTGGGTGCTTCCGGCGCTGGTGGACATTCCCGGGGTGGTGTTGGAGCTGCATCGGGAGGATCAGGATCACTCCACTGTGCTGCTGCGTGATGGTTCGGTGATGGCGGCGATCACGGCGACGGCGCAGCCGGTGCAGGGGTGTTCGGTGGCGAGGTTGGGGGCGATGCGGTATCGGGTGATGGCCTCGTCGTCGTTTCGGGACCGGTGGTTCGCCGGCGGGGTGACGGCGGCGGCGTTGTCGGAGGCTCCGGTGGTGGTGTTCGATCGCAAGGATCAACTTCAGGATCGTTACCTGGTGTCGCGCGGCGTGTCCCCGATGGTGCCGCCGCGTCATTTCGTTCCGGCGTCGGCGGGGTTTGCTCAGGCGGTGCGGCTGGGGTTGGGGTGGGGGATGCTGCCGGATCTGCAGATCGGGGACGGGGTCGGTCTCGTCGAGTTGGATGAGGGCGGTGCCGAGGAGGTTCCGTTGTATTGGCAGCAGTGGCGGATGGAGTCGGTGGCGTTGACGGCGTTGGCCGAGGCGGTGACTCGCGCGGCGGCGGTGGGGCTGCGGTGA
- a CDS encoding LysE/ArgO family amino acid transporter, producing MNSAALILATGLGAGFSLIIAIGAQNAFVLRQGLTRRHTGWVVALCAISDAVLIAAGVLGIGVVIETLPSLVTVIRVAGGIFLLGYAAMAARRVVKGGSLETAALNAAPGLGATIATCLALTWLNPHVYLDTVVLLGSIANSHPNPDRWILGAGAMIASLIWFTALGFGARLLGPLFARPGAWRILDGVIAVVMATLGVLMFVTG from the coding sequence GTGAACTCAGCCGCCCTCATCCTCGCCACCGGTCTCGGCGCCGGTTTCTCACTGATCATCGCCATCGGCGCCCAGAACGCATTCGTCCTCAGACAAGGCCTCACCCGACGCCACACCGGCTGGGTCGTAGCGCTGTGCGCGATCTCCGATGCGGTGCTCATCGCCGCGGGGGTCCTGGGAATCGGTGTCGTCATCGAAACACTGCCCTCACTGGTCACCGTCATCCGCGTGGCCGGCGGAATATTCCTCCTCGGCTACGCGGCCATGGCCGCCCGCCGAGTCGTCAAGGGTGGCTCCCTCGAGACCGCCGCATTGAACGCCGCACCCGGCCTCGGCGCTACCATCGCTACTTGCCTCGCCTTGACCTGGCTCAACCCCCACGTCTACCTCGACACGGTCGTCCTGCTCGGCTCAATCGCCAACTCCCATCCGAACCCGGACCGATGGATCCTCGGAGCCGGAGCCATGATCGCCAGCCTCATCTGGTTCACCGCCTTGGGATTCGGCGCGCGCCTTCTCGGTCCACTGTTCGCACGCCCGGGAGCCTGGCGCATCCTCGATGGCGTCATCGCCGTGGTCATGGCCACCCTAGGCGTCCTCATGTTCGTGACCGGCTGA
- a CDS encoding M81 family metallopeptidase, translating to MSRPHRIAIAGIHIESSTFSPHRAGRDDFLVTRGAELLERYDALPGGVDWLPVVHARALPGGAVVPEFFDEVSGEILDGLRRMHAQQPLDGVYLDIHGAMSVVGRDDAEGWLARRVREVVGPDVLVSASMDPHGNVSEELVANVDLLTSHRMSPHEDSKLTLARAQAKLVECLSTGVRPVRAWATVPVLLPGEKACTRDEPAKGLYGMLPDVEAMDGVIDAAIWIGYAWADEPRCQAAVVVSGTDADLVALQARRLAQGWWDARAEFGFSTRACDADTAIVEALAAPEKPFFVSDSGDNPTAGGSGDVPYMLRRLLAQERLSGGEASAIWASVVAPAAVAECVRVGVGGEVTVSVGGDLGWDDSVELTGRVSCVVDDEVGGTIAVVVHGGVSAVLTSRRKPFHYVRDFTALGLDPAEVDVTVVKIGYLVPDLFDAAAGWVLALTPGGVDQDIVRLGHSRVERPMYPLDESADVVVGSPRLFG from the coding sequence ATGAGTCGTCCGCATCGTATCGCCATCGCCGGAATCCACATCGAGTCGAGCACGTTCTCACCGCATCGCGCGGGTCGGGACGACTTCCTGGTGACACGGGGTGCGGAACTGCTGGAGCGCTATGACGCTCTTCCCGGTGGCGTGGACTGGTTGCCGGTGGTGCATGCACGGGCGTTGCCCGGTGGTGCGGTGGTTCCGGAGTTCTTCGACGAGGTGTCGGGGGAGATCCTGGACGGGTTGCGGAGGATGCACGCGCAACAGCCTCTCGACGGGGTCTATCTGGACATTCACGGCGCGATGAGCGTGGTAGGCCGCGATGACGCCGAGGGTTGGCTGGCGCGGCGGGTTCGGGAGGTCGTCGGGCCCGACGTGTTGGTGTCGGCATCAATGGATCCACACGGGAACGTGTCCGAGGAGCTGGTGGCGAACGTCGATCTGTTGACCTCGCACCGGATGTCCCCGCATGAGGATTCGAAACTGACACTGGCGAGGGCACAGGCGAAGCTGGTGGAGTGCCTGTCGACGGGAGTGCGGCCGGTGCGGGCGTGGGCGACGGTTCCGGTGTTGTTGCCCGGGGAGAAGGCGTGCACCCGGGATGAGCCGGCCAAGGGGCTCTACGGGATGTTGCCGGATGTCGAGGCCATGGACGGGGTCATCGACGCGGCGATCTGGATCGGGTACGCGTGGGCGGATGAACCGCGTTGTCAAGCCGCGGTGGTGGTGTCGGGCACCGACGCCGATCTGGTGGCCCTACAGGCTCGGCGTTTGGCGCAGGGGTGGTGGGATGCCCGTGCCGAATTCGGATTCTCCACGCGCGCCTGTGATGCTGATACCGCGATAGTCGAGGCGTTGGCGGCGCCGGAGAAGCCGTTCTTCGTCTCCGATTCGGGGGACAACCCGACGGCGGGCGGTTCGGGGGATGTTCCGTACATGTTGCGGCGTCTCTTGGCGCAGGAGCGGTTGTCCGGTGGTGAGGCGAGTGCGATCTGGGCGAGTGTGGTGGCGCCTGCGGCGGTCGCGGAGTGCGTCCGCGTTGGTGTCGGCGGTGAGGTGACGGTGTCGGTCGGCGGTGACCTGGGGTGGGATGACTCGGTGGAGCTGACGGGCCGGGTGTCCTGTGTGGTGGATGATGAGGTCGGTGGGACGATCGCGGTGGTCGTTCACGGTGGGGTGAGCGCGGTGTTGACCAGTCGTCGTAAACCGTTCCACTATGTACGTGATTTCACGGCCTTGGGTTTGGATCCGGCGGAGGTCGACGTGACGGTCGTCAAGATCGGTTACCTGGTGCCGGATCTGTTCGATGCGGCCGCGGGTTGGGTGCTGGCGTTGACTCCCGGTGGGGTGGATCAGGACATCGTGCGGCTGGGACATTCGCGGGTGGAGCGGCCGATGTATCCGTTGGACGAGTCGGCCGATGTGGTGGTCGGTTCGCCGCGATTGTTCGGTTGA